Proteins from one Congzhengia minquanensis genomic window:
- a CDS encoding TIGR03936 family radical SAM-associated protein has protein sequence MAKFRIQFTKYGDMKYVSHLDMIRLFTRMFHRAELPVAYSNGFNPHPKMSVLLPLSVGFESSCEYLDAEFEKSVSMLECLKKLKSAAPLGMEIPQICELNETSRKAKEIRYASYDITTDAKIDADNLERFLERETVEIVKKTKRSEGVADIRSDIMDLCRKEEHSFSAVISAGSNANLKPDLLIEAMKTYIEEFRPQTVSICRTGILTERGEPMM, from the coding sequence GTGGCTAAATTCCGCATTCAGTTTACAAAGTATGGCGACATGAAATATGTGTCCCACTTAGACATGATCCGTCTGTTTACGCGCATGTTTCACCGGGCGGAGCTGCCCGTGGCATATTCCAACGGATTTAACCCCCACCCGAAAATGTCGGTTCTGCTGCCGCTGTCTGTGGGGTTTGAGTCGTCCTGCGAATATTTAGACGCCGAGTTTGAAAAAAGCGTCAGCATGCTGGAGTGCTTGAAAAAATTAAAATCCGCAGCGCCTTTGGGCATGGAAATTCCCCAAATTTGCGAGTTAAACGAAACCAGCAGGAAAGCAAAGGAAATCCGCTACGCAAGTTATGATATCACCACAGACGCGAAAATAGATGCAGACAACCTGGAACGCTTTTTAGAGCGCGAAACCGTTGAAATTGTGAAAAAAACAAAACGCTCCGAGGGCGTGGCGGACATTCGGTCCGATATTATGGATTTGTGCCGGAAAGAGGAACACTCCTTTTCTGCAGTGATTTCCGCAGGCAGCAACGCAAACTTAAAACCAGATTTATTAATAGAGGCAATGAAAACATATATAGAAGAATTTCGTCCCCAAACGGTCAGCATTTGCCGCACGGGCATTCTAACGGAACGGGGCGAACCGATGATGTAG
- a CDS encoding TIGR03960 family B12-binding radical SAM protein yields MNLDAILKTVEKPSRYIGNEYNSVHKALDDISIRFGFCFADVYEIGMSHLGMKILYHLLNTAEDIYCERFFAPWVDMEEQMRTENIPLFSLETKTPAKEFDFLGFTLQYEMSYTNILNMLDLGRIPFYAKDRDEEYPIICAGGPCAYNPEPLADFIDFFMLGEGEEIMMEVMDVYRRVKQNGGKKDDFLREIVVIEGIYVPKFYYVEYHEDGTIKSFTKNDEHAPDKIKKRIIKDFDSSFAPDNIIVPFMEIVHDRIMLEIFRGCIRGCRFCQAGMIYRPVRERSPETLLSLAQRLIQNTGYEEISLSSLSTSDYTSLKELTDGLLALTEQKKIGLSLPSLRLDNFSIELMQKVQKVRKSGLTFAPEAGTQRLRDVINKNITEQDLSTAAQTAFSGGYGTIKLYFMIGLPTETEDDILGISKLADEVVSIYKHTPKEIRNKNLRVTVSVSSFVPKPFTPFQWFGQNTQGQLFEKQMLLKDAIKNRYVSYNWHDSSLSILEGVFARGDRKLSKVLVEAHRLGAKFDSWHEFFNMETWQTAFANTGIDPSFYNERERSYEEILPWDHIDIGVSKAFLMNENEKAKRGEPTANCREKCAGCGVIPSFGGGFCG; encoded by the coding sequence CCCATTTAGGAATGAAAATTTTATACCACCTGCTGAACACTGCAGAAGACATTTACTGCGAGCGGTTCTTTGCCCCCTGGGTGGACATGGAGGAGCAGATGCGTACAGAAAACATTCCTTTGTTTTCGCTGGAAACCAAAACGCCTGCCAAAGAGTTCGACTTTTTGGGATTTACGCTTCAGTATGAAATGAGCTACACCAACATTTTAAATATGTTGGATTTGGGTCGCATTCCCTTTTATGCAAAAGACCGGGACGAGGAATATCCCATCATCTGTGCAGGCGGTCCCTGCGCCTATAACCCGGAGCCTTTGGCCGACTTTATCGACTTTTTTATGCTGGGCGAGGGCGAAGAAATCATGATGGAAGTGATGGACGTCTACCGCAGGGTGAAACAAAACGGCGGCAAAAAAGACGATTTCTTGCGGGAAATTGTGGTCATTGAGGGCATTTATGTGCCAAAATTTTATTATGTGGAATATCACGAAGACGGCACCATCAAATCCTTTACGAAAAACGATGAACATGCGCCGGACAAAATAAAAAAACGGATTATAAAGGATTTTGACAGCTCCTTTGCGCCGGACAATATCATTGTGCCGTTTATGGAAATTGTTCACGACAGAATTATGCTGGAAATTTTCCGCGGCTGCATCCGCGGCTGTCGGTTCTGCCAGGCGGGCATGATTTACCGCCCCGTGCGGGAGCGGTCGCCGGAAACGCTGCTTTCCTTGGCCCAGCGGCTTATTCAGAACACAGGGTATGAAGAAATTTCCCTTTCCTCTTTAAGCACCAGCGACTATACAAGCTTAAAAGAGCTTACCGACGGGCTTCTTGCCCTTACGGAGCAGAAAAAAATCGGCCTGTCTCTGCCGTCACTTCGGCTGGACAACTTTTCCATAGAGCTTATGCAAAAGGTACAAAAAGTAAGAAAATCCGGCCTGACCTTTGCGCCGGAGGCAGGAACCCAGCGGCTTCGGGACGTAATTAATAAAAACATTACGGAGCAGGATTTAAGCACTGCGGCGCAAACGGCGTTTTCCGGCGGCTACGGCACAATTAAGCTCTATTTTATGATTGGCCTGCCCACCGAAACGGAAGACGATATTTTAGGAATTTCGAAGTTGGCAGACGAGGTGGTTTCCATCTACAAGCACACGCCGAAGGAAATACGCAACAAAAACCTGCGGGTTACGGTGAGCGTTTCCTCCTTTGTGCCGAAGCCCTTCACGCCCTTCCAGTGGTTCGGGCAGAACACACAGGGGCAGCTGTTTGAAAAACAGATGCTTTTAAAAGACGCAATCAAAAACCGCTACGTTTCTTATAACTGGCACGACTCCTCTTTAAGCATTTTAGAGGGCGTGTTTGCCCGTGGAGACCGAAAGCTTTCTAAAGTATTGGTTGAAGCGCACCGGCTGGGCGCAAAGTTTGACAGTTGGCACGAATTTTTTAACATGGAAACATGGCAAACCGCCTTTGCAAACACCGGCATTGACCCCTCATTTTATAACGAGAGGGAGCGCAGCTATGAAGAAATTCTCCCCTGGGATCACATTGACATCGGCGTCTCCAAAGCGTTTTTGATGAATGAGAACGAAAAGGCAAAGCGGGGCGAGCCAACCGCCAACTGCCGGGAAAAATGCGCCGGCTGCGGCGTCATTCCGTCGTTTGGAGGTGGGTTCTGTGGCTAA